A DNA window from Trichosurus vulpecula isolate mTriVul1 chromosome 2, mTriVul1.pri, whole genome shotgun sequence contains the following coding sequences:
- the LOC118839778 gene encoding zinc finger protein 879-like, translating to MGTESDASSERECVYYYQAQIGSSFLAQPTEDPGLALEVSMEPQTVTPGNWKPPSQESVTFKDVAVDFTQEEWYLLDPSQKALYRDVMLETSQHLLSLGLTVPKSDLISQLDQGEAPWMLEQEEQSKFCLDGETTPQTKEASCDFNLKESWHCDIKLENRQHKWGSHSRQLKMIFRKTPGEERDDEYNKFKRNFTQGSTLSAQPRVPIGKIHHEYDKSQRSFGQYSDLIQCKKFTSGNGRSKYHEYGGCFKEKREFIQCQEKHVGVKDFQGNHYETAFSLIPDFISQQKSPPREMPSKCNEDDTGFIHHLSLSLRQKGHIRGKLHECNQRGNTYFQRADLVKTQKTHRPEKPCRCNKFGKAFPQGLPYISPQRIHSGEKPYKCNHCAKVFRKPSQLAVHQRIHTGEKPYKCNECGKDFRWRANFIIHERIHTGKKPYICNQCGNVFQKPCNLAEHLKIHTGEKPYKCNECGKAFIQRAKLIVHERVHTREKPYKCTHCGKAFRQSSHLAVHQMIHTGEKPYTCNECGKAFRQSSSLMAHHRIHSGEKPYTCNECGKAFRQRSSLMAHHRIHSGEKPFKCNECEKAFSQKSSLMAHYRIHSGENPYTCNECGKSFSWSANLVAHQRIHTGEKPYKCHECGKTFTRKSFLTVHERIHNGLKPCESM from the exons CTCAACCCACTGAGGATCCAGGTCTAGCCCTAGAGGTGAGCATGGAGCCACAAACAGTGACCCCTGGCAACTGGAAGCCCCCATCCCAG GAATcagtgacattcaaggatgtggctgtggattTCACTCAAGAGGAGTGGTACCTCCTGGACCCTTCTCAGAAGGCTCTCTACAGGGATGTCATGCTGGAAACATCCCAGCACTTGCTTTCCCTGG GGCTTACAGTTCCCAAATCAGATCTGATTTCCCAGCTGGACCAAGGGGAAGCACCATGGATGTTGGAACAAGAAGAGCAAAGTAAATTCTGTCTAG ATGGGGAAACCACACCTCAGACCAAGGAGGCTTCCTGTGACTTTAATTTGAAAGAATCCTGGCATTGTGATATCAAGTTAGAGAATAGGCAACATAAATGGGGGAGTCACTCCAGACAATTAAAAATGATCTTCAGGAAAACCCCAGGTGAAGAGAGAGATGatgaatataataaatttaaGAGGAATTTTACTCAAGGGTCAACCCTTTCTGCCCAACCAAGAGTCCCCATAGGAAAGATTCACCATGAATATGACAAAAGTCAAAGGAGCTTTGGACAATATTCAGACCTAATTCAGTGTAAGAAATTCACCTCAGGGAATGGACGTTCCAAATATCATGAATATGGGGGCTGctttaaagagaagagagaattcatTCAGTGTCAGGAGAAGCATGTGGGAGTGAAAGATTTTCAAGGTAATCACTATGAGACAGCTTTCAGTTTGATCCCTGACTTTATTAGTCAACAGAAAAGTCCTCCTAGAGAAATGCCTTCTAAATGTAATGAAGATGATACGGGCTTCATCCATCACTTGTCTCTTAGTTTACGTCAGAAAGGTCATATTAGAGGGAAATTGCATGAATGTAATCAGCGTGGGAATACCTATTTTCAAAGGGCAGATCTTGTAAAAACTCAGAAAACTCACAGACCGGAAAAACCTTGTAGATGCAATAAATTTGGGAAGGCCTTCCCCCAGGGATTACCCTATATTTCACCTCAGAGgattcattctggagagaaaccttacaaatgtaATCATTGCGCAAAGGTTTTCAGAAAGCCCTCCCAACTTGCAGTACATCAGaggattcacactggagagaagccctataaatgtaatgaatgtgggaaggacTTCAGATGGAGGGCAAACTTTATTATACATGAGAGGATTCACACTGGAAAGAAACCTTACatatgtaatcaatgtggaaacgTTTTTCAAAAGCCCTGCAACCTTGCTGAACATctgaaaattcatactggagagaagccatataaatgtaatgaatgtgggaaagccttcattcAAAGAGCAAAGCTTATTGTACATGAGAGGGTTCATACTAgagagaaaccttacaaatgCACTcattgtggaaaggctttcagacagTCCTCCCATCTTGCTGTGCATCAGatgattcatactggagaaaagccttatacatgcaatgaatgtggaaaggccttcagacAGAGCTCATCCCTTATGGCACATCACAGAATTCATtctggagagaagccctatacatgtaatgaatgtggaaaggccttcagacAGAGATCATCCCTTATGGCACATCATAGGATTCATTCTGGAGAGAAGCCctttaaatgtaatgaatgtgaaaaGGCCTTCAGCCAGAAGTCATCCCTTATGGCACATTACAGGATTCATTCTGGAGAGAATCCGTAtacatgtaatgaatgtgggaaatcctTCAGCTGGAGTGCAAATCTTGTTGCACACCAGAGGATTCACACCGGAGAGAAGCCCTATAAATGtcatgaatgtgggaagacctttACTCGGAAGTCTTTTCTCACTGTACATGAGAGAATTCATAATGGACTGAAACCTTGTGAGTCTATGTGA